A genomic segment from Bacteroidales bacterium encodes:
- the gap gene encoding type I glyceraldehyde-3-phosphate dehydrogenase — protein MAKTRVAINGFGRIGRITFRKLLENDQIEVVAVNDLADTKTLAHLLKYDSVHGRFPGTILNNGDYLLVNDTKVLVFSEEDPGKLPWKNLQIDIVIESTGKFVSRPDAIRHVTEAGARKVIISAPAKNESDDVKYVVLGVNDEIIDKNDVIISNSSCTTNNVAPLIMILDNNWGIESAFITTVHSYTKDQNLLDAPHKDLRRARAAACSIVPTSTGAAKAATKIFPHLKYNLGGAGIRVPVADGSLTDLTCTLKNPATREEINLKFKEAAEGSLKGILEYTEDPIVSVDVIGNTHSAVFDAGLTAVLGEKNKLVKIVAWYDNEMGYASRLVELIGKFI, from the coding sequence ATGGCAAAAACCAGGGTTGCGATTAATGGATTCGGGCGGATTGGAAGGATCACTTTCAGGAAACTATTGGAAAATGACCAGATAGAAGTTGTGGCTGTCAATGATCTGGCCGACACAAAGACCCTGGCCCATCTTTTGAAGTATGATTCCGTGCATGGGCGTTTTCCGGGCACCATCCTGAATAACGGGGATTATCTCCTTGTGAACGATACCAAAGTCCTTGTTTTCTCTGAAGAAGATCCCGGAAAATTACCCTGGAAAAATCTTCAGATTGATATTGTGATAGAATCCACCGGTAAGTTTGTGTCAAGACCCGATGCTATCCGTCACGTGACGGAGGCAGGCGCTCGCAAAGTGATCATATCCGCCCCTGCTAAAAATGAAAGCGATGATGTGAAATACGTCGTTTTAGGGGTAAATGACGAAATCATAGACAAAAATGATGTCATCATCTCCAATTCTTCCTGTACTACCAATAATGTCGCCCCCCTCATCATGATCCTGGATAATAACTGGGGTATCGAGAGCGCGTTTATTACAACAGTTCATTCTTATACTAAAGATCAAAACCTTCTTGACGCTCCTCATAAAGATTTACGCAGAGCCCGGGCCGCAGCCTGTTCCATTGTCCCCACCTCCACAGGGGCCGCTAAAGCTGCTACAAAAATATTCCCCCATCTGAAATACAACTTGGGCGGGGCAGGGATCCGCGTACCAGTTGCGGATGGCTCACTGACTGACCTGACGTGCACATTGAAAAATCCAGCCACAAGGGAAGAAATCAATCTAAAGTTTAAAGAAGCCGCTGAGGGAAGTCTTAAAGGAATACTCGAATATACCGAAGATCCGATTGTTTCGGTGGACGTTATTGGAAATACCCATTCAGCAGTATTTGATGCGGGTTTGACTGCCGTACTTGGAGAAAAAAACAAATTGGTTAAAATTGTTGCCTGGTATGATAATGAAATGGGATATGCTTCCCGCCTGGTTGAACTGATCGGAAAATTTATTTAA
- the folK gene encoding 2-amino-4-hydroxy-6-hydroxymethyldihydropteridine diphosphokinase has translation MNFAYLLLGSNLDNRSALLERAKEAISSRIGNVTRESSVYESEPWGFQSEHRFLNQVIRIETKYRPIQVLEEILRIEKKLGRHRADDQGYTSRSIDIDILFYNDEIISEDKLTIPHPKIPERMFTLLPLSEIDRSMIHPGSRKSISDLMRECPDTLNVYPYRPKL, from the coding sequence ATGAATTTCGCTTATCTCCTTTTGGGAAGCAACCTGGATAACCGCTCTGCCTTGTTGGAAAGAGCAAAGGAAGCCATATCATCAAGAATCGGCAACGTAACCCGGGAATCTTCTGTTTATGAATCCGAACCATGGGGTTTTCAATCTGAACATCGGTTCCTGAACCAGGTTATCAGGATTGAAACCAAGTACAGGCCCATCCAGGTGCTTGAGGAAATTTTAAGGATCGAAAAAAAACTTGGCAGGCATCGTGCTGATGATCAGGGCTATACTTCCAGATCGATCGACATAGATATCCTTTTTTATAACGATGAGATTATTTCAGAAGATAAACTTACTATCCCTCATCCTAAAATTCCGGAAAGGATGTTCACCTTGCTGCCCTTATCTGAAATAGACCGGTCCATGATTCACCCTGGTTCCCGGAAATCTATATCGGACCTTATGAGAGAGTGCCCGGATACATTGAATGTTTACCCTTATCGACCCAAATTATAA
- a CDS encoding deoxynucleoside kinase — protein sequence MTTSLLKYNFIVIEGNIGAGKTTLAKRLSEEFNARLILERFEDNSFLPKFYEQPDIYAFPLEMSFLADRYQQLKEKLAMQELFKTITIADYFIDKSLIFAKNNLKADEFNLYSRLFQIISTFLPRPDLLVYLYLDIPRLKENINKRGRDYERLIQDDYLGKIQAGYLNHFRSLNGLRILIIDTNKADFMENEKDYQAFLKVIGTDYDIGIHRVFI from the coding sequence GTGACAACATCATTGCTTAAATATAATTTTATTGTAATTGAAGGAAATATTGGAGCAGGAAAGACAACGCTGGCCAAACGCTTGTCTGAAGAATTTAACGCAAGATTAATCCTGGAAAGATTTGAAGACAATTCTTTCCTCCCCAAATTTTACGAACAGCCTGATATTTATGCTTTTCCACTGGAGATGTCTTTCCTGGCCGACCGTTATCAGCAATTGAAAGAAAAACTGGCCATGCAAGAGCTGTTCAAGACCATCACCATTGCTGATTACTTTATCGACAAATCCCTGATTTTCGCCAAAAACAATCTGAAAGCGGACGAATTCAATCTTTATTCCAGGCTTTTTCAGATCATCAGCACTTTTCTCCCACGGCCCGATTTACTGGTTTATCTCTATCTTGATATTCCCCGGTTGAAAGAAAATATAAATAAACGAGGAAGGGATTATGAGCGACTGATCCAGGATGACTATCTGGGAAAGATTCAGGCCGGTTACCTCAACCATTTTCGTTCCCTCAACGGTCTAAGGATTCTGATCATCGATACAAACAAGGCCGATTTTATGGAAAATGAGAAGGATTACCAGGCATTTCTGAAGGTTATCGGCACGGATTATGACATTGGTATCCATCGTGTTTTTATCTGA
- a CDS encoding tetratricopeptide repeat protein, producing MKKIYDFILSCIIVSMIGILPILTFAQDEGTDSTMTRKEKRQQFDKYFFVNLNAGIKFNHADIALDRWPAPIDSWRFGYGGMFGWQFHPVFGVRTQVSAGKLNGERKTEWWLPYDKVYYNAKIFDYALDVTINFSNLISGYNPDRLLDVYGIIGAGQTQWRTEAFDATTDLLINRNGYGDDPVEMDGTKKGFGERTMVLEGVTGLGLAFHLSPKFDINVEYELKFVDSDRLDGFAVGSMPVYSDMYGYGSLGLTYKFGKTDPLKKMEKEFNTVIWKAEPNPLEANGGKVAIKITGTFPDGYFSPKAAMYAEPYLVCDGNKIPLKPILLKGTDVGGEGIVISEDGGSFTYETVVDYNESCRVAELYVEPIAFIPKTDLPADLTKEAIEKDYKYVQLPAIKLADGTIVTSTRFAFNQTGVIVPHGYQKEAIISKEAKIFFEVNKYNLNWNVPLNKVDANKAKLAELVEFVGLGYKIKDINIDGWASPEGEETFNQGLSENRTKTAQGYMIDKIKGLIKAKGSKLTIKDAAKDITYNLAHHGPDWNGFIYGIQNSDIKDKNIILNVINSAGTPAKKEQEIRNMVVIYPEIEANFLPPLRRAEIVVNCYELKKTDEEIIGLSTSNPRGLTEQELLYAASLQKDKKARLDIYKSAINIYPDSYKGYANAGAIEIEMNDLTAAKAHLEKAASMNPNSGEVHNNLGIIYALEGNYAKADEHFTKAGQLGTDASYNLGVISIQRGEYSKAISQFGNKTCDYNVALAYIASKNYPPAEKQLNCAPKDAQTHYLMAILGSRTANTAMLFENLGIAIQMNPAYKEEAKIDREFIKYYADPNFTSLVK from the coding sequence ATGAAAAAAATTTACGATTTTATTTTAAGTTGTATCATTGTATCAATGATTGGCATTTTACCCATCCTGACTTTTGCGCAGGATGAAGGGACAGATTCCACAATGACCAGAAAAGAGAAAAGGCAACAATTTGACAAGTACTTTTTCGTCAATCTGAATGCCGGAATCAAGTTTAATCACGCAGACATCGCCCTCGATAGATGGCCGGCCCCTATTGATAGCTGGCGTTTTGGTTATGGAGGCATGTTTGGCTGGCAGTTCCATCCTGTCTTTGGTGTCAGGACACAAGTTTCTGCCGGAAAACTCAATGGTGAGCGTAAGACAGAATGGTGGCTGCCTTATGATAAAGTTTATTATAATGCAAAAATTTTCGACTATGCCCTGGACGTTACTATCAACTTCAGCAATCTGATCTCCGGATACAACCCGGACAGGCTGCTTGATGTATACGGAATCATCGGTGCTGGCCAGACACAATGGAGAACCGAAGCATTCGATGCCACAACTGACCTTTTGATCAATAGAAATGGCTACGGTGATGATCCAGTAGAAATGGACGGAACAAAGAAAGGTTTTGGTGAGAGAACAATGGTACTTGAAGGTGTCACCGGACTTGGTCTGGCATTTCACCTGAGTCCCAAATTTGACATTAACGTGGAATATGAATTGAAATTTGTCGACTCCGACCGCCTTGACGGTTTTGCAGTTGGTTCAATGCCGGTTTATAGTGATATGTACGGCTATGGCTCTCTTGGTCTGACGTACAAATTTGGAAAGACTGACCCATTGAAGAAAATGGAAAAGGAATTCAATACAGTTATCTGGAAAGCTGAACCTAATCCGCTGGAAGCTAATGGTGGCAAAGTTGCTATCAAAATTACAGGCACGTTCCCCGATGGCTATTTCAGCCCGAAGGCCGCTATGTACGCCGAACCTTATCTTGTTTGCGACGGCAACAAGATCCCGCTGAAACCCATCCTGCTGAAAGGCACGGATGTCGGTGGAGAAGGGATTGTCATTTCAGAAGATGGAGGCTCTTTCACCTATGAAACAGTTGTGGATTACAATGAAAGTTGCCGGGTCGCTGAATTGTATGTCGAACCTATTGCTTTCATTCCTAAAACTGATCTTCCGGCAGATTTAACCAAAGAAGCCATCGAGAAGGATTATAAGTATGTGCAGCTCCCGGCTATAAAACTGGCTGACGGAACCATTGTCACCTCGACAAGGTTTGCTTTCAACCAGACAGGAGTAATCGTTCCTCACGGATATCAGAAAGAAGCCATCATCAGTAAAGAGGCTAAAATCTTCTTTGAAGTGAATAAATATAACCTTAATTGGAATGTGCCGTTGAACAAGGTGGACGCTAACAAAGCCAAGCTTGCCGAACTGGTTGAATTCGTAGGATTAGGTTATAAGATCAAGGACATCAATATCGATGGCTGGGCATCACCTGAAGGAGAAGAAACCTTTAACCAGGGCTTGTCAGAAAACAGGACCAAAACAGCTCAAGGATATATGATCGATAAGATCAAGGGTCTCATTAAAGCCAAAGGTTCCAAGCTGACTATCAAAGATGCAGCAAAGGATATCACTTACAACCTGGCTCATCACGGACCTGACTGGAACGGATTCATATATGGTATCCAGAATTCCGATATCAAGGATAAAAACATCATCCTGAACGTGATCAATTCCGCTGGAACCCCGGCTAAGAAAGAACAGGAAATCAGGAATATGGTTGTGATCTATCCTGAAATTGAAGCAAATTTCCTGCCGCCGCTCAGAAGAGCTGAGATCGTTGTGAATTGTTATGAACTTAAGAAGACTGATGAAGAAATCATCGGGCTTTCTACTTCAAATCCTCGTGGATTAACTGAGCAAGAGTTGCTTTATGCTGCTTCTCTCCAGAAGGATAAAAAGGCACGCCTCGATATATACAAATCTGCTATCAACATTTACCCTGACAGCTACAAGGGTTATGCTAATGCCGGAGCCATCGAAATTGAGATGAATGATCTTACAGCCGCCAAGGCTCACCTCGAGAAAGCTGCCAGCATGAACCCGAACAGCGGGGAAGTCCATAACAACCTGGGTATTATTTACGCCCTCGAAGGTAATTATGCAAAAGCCGATGAACATTTCACCAAAGCCGGTCAGCTTGGCACCGATGCCAGTTACAACCTGGGCGTGATCAGTATACAAAGGGGTGAATACTCCAAAGCTATCAGCCAATTTGGTAATAAAACCTGCGATTACAATGTGGCCCTTGCTTACATTGCATCCAAGAATTACCCGCCGGCTGAAAAGCAGTTGAACTGTGCCCCGAAAGATGCCCAGACTCATTACCTGATGGCTATCCTGGGTTCAAGGACCGCCAATACTGCTATGTTATTTGAGAACCTTGGCATAGCCATCCAAATGAATCCGGCTTACAAGGAAGAAGCTAAGATCGACAGGGAATTTATTAAATACTATGCTGATCCCAACTTTACCAGCCTGGTCAAATAA
- a CDS encoding lmo0937 family membrane protein yields the protein MGWAVGFFAFSAGSIIHMLLVIAFFAIILRIIRGRRVLKKHRYINNIYIYQTKNN from the coding sequence ATCGGTTGGGCAGTCGGATTTTTTGCCTTCAGTGCTGGAAGCATCATACACATGCTTCTTGTTATTGCATTTTTTGCAATAATATTGAGGATTATCAGAGGAAGAAGAGTCTTAAAAAAGCATCGCTATATTAACAATATTTATATTTATCAGACAAAAAATAATTAA
- a CDS encoding YifB family Mg chelatase-like AAA ATPase, with product MLVKTYGCALYGINAVTITVEVNIEQGVNFFMVGLPDSAVKESHQRIEAALRYIGYRIPGKKVVINMAPADIKKEGSSYDLALAIGILGASDQLIPTHIGDYVIMGELSLDGGVMPIKGALSVAIEARRKGFKGLILPMANAREAAIVDGLEVLGIENITEIIDFFNGKTLIKPVKVNIEEEFFRNLNNYEFDFADVKGQENIKRALEIAAAGGHNVILIGPPGSGKTMLAKRLPSILPPLSIDEALETTKIHSVAGKLRRNDALVTIRPFRSPHHTISDAGLVGGGSFPQPGEISLAQNGVLFLDELPEFKRSVLEVLRQPMEERVITISRARSSIEFPANFMLVAAMNPCPCGYYNHPKQECACSAGIVQKYLNKISGPLMDRIDLHVEVIPVLFRELSAFARPESSSIIRERVIKARKIQEQRFKGSQGIYCNAHIPSKKLLSICQIGEEGQALLKNAMDRINLSARAYSRILKVSRTIADLEASNSILTEHLAEAIQYRSLDRESWGA from the coding sequence ATGCTTGTAAAAACTTATGGATGTGCTCTTTATGGCATCAATGCCGTTACCATAACGGTTGAAGTAAATATCGAACAGGGGGTAAACTTTTTCATGGTTGGGCTTCCCGACAGTGCGGTCAAAGAAAGTCATCAGAGGATTGAGGCTGCACTCAGGTATATTGGTTACAGGATACCTGGTAAAAAAGTGGTGATCAATATGGCGCCTGCTGATATAAAAAAGGAGGGTTCGTCGTACGATCTGGCCCTTGCTATTGGTATTTTGGGTGCTTCAGATCAACTCATCCCAACTCATATCGGGGATTATGTGATCATGGGAGAGCTTTCTCTTGATGGTGGAGTTATGCCAATAAAAGGAGCACTTTCTGTTGCGATAGAAGCCCGCCGCAAAGGATTCAAAGGGTTGATCCTTCCCATGGCCAACGCCAGGGAAGCCGCTATTGTGGACGGCCTGGAAGTCCTTGGTATCGAAAATATTACCGAAATAATCGATTTTTTCAATGGCAAGACTTTGATAAAACCGGTTAAAGTGAACATTGAGGAAGAGTTTTTCCGGAACCTGAATAATTATGAGTTCGATTTCGCAGATGTGAAAGGGCAGGAAAACATTAAGCGAGCACTTGAAATTGCAGCGGCCGGCGGCCACAATGTTATACTCATCGGGCCGCCGGGATCAGGAAAAACCATGCTGGCCAAACGATTGCCGTCCATCCTTCCTCCACTGAGCATTGATGAGGCACTGGAAACCACCAAGATCCATTCTGTAGCGGGCAAATTGAGGAGAAACGATGCCCTTGTCACTATCAGGCCATTCCGGTCGCCGCATCATACTATCAGTGATGCCGGGCTGGTGGGAGGTGGGTCGTTTCCACAACCCGGCGAAATTTCTCTCGCACAAAACGGGGTGCTGTTCCTGGATGAACTGCCCGAATTTAAACGATCTGTCCTGGAGGTTTTACGCCAGCCTATGGAAGAAAGAGTGATAACTATCTCGCGAGCCAGGTCATCCATTGAATTCCCTGCGAATTTCATGCTTGTAGCCGCCATGAATCCCTGTCCATGCGGCTATTATAACCATCCAAAGCAGGAATGCGCCTGCTCGGCCGGGATAGTGCAGAAATACCTGAATAAAATTTCAGGTCCCCTCATGGACCGTATCGATCTGCATGTGGAAGTTATCCCTGTTCTATTCAGGGAACTATCTGCTTTTGCCCGTCCGGAAAGCAGCAGCATTATCAGGGAAAGGGTGATTAAAGCAAGGAAAATACAGGAACAGCGGTTTAAAGGAAGCCAGGGCATCTATTGCAACGCACATATCCCTTCTAAAAAACTGCTCTCAATCTGTCAGATCGGGGAAGAAGGTCAGGCTTTACTTAAAAATGCGATGGACAGGATCAACCTGTCAGCCCGTGCTTACAGCAGAATCCTGAAAGTTTCCAGAACTATTGCAGACCTGGAAGCAAGCAACTCCATACTTACCGAGCACCTGGCCGAGGCTATCCAATACCGGAGTCTTGACAGGGAAAGCTGGGGAGCATGA
- a CDS encoding PorT family protein — MKKILILLIVLFAALDNFGQFSLGPKIGYATSKLSTDLSDIKESAKNNFQIGAFLRFGKKLYLQPEVYYSTSGGTLKRAGTDVKGEIKLKNISIPVLIGFKLIDAKVINLRVMAGPVANFIIDKKVEFDDLYQDPLQDSDFKNIAWGMDVGAGVDVFFLTLDVRYEFGLNNIYNPPAGADSQKIKSNLFIVSLGFKIF, encoded by the coding sequence ATGAAAAAGATCCTGATTCTGCTGATCGTTTTATTTGCTGCCCTTGATAATTTCGGGCAATTCAGCCTGGGGCCGAAAATAGGTTATGCAACTTCAAAATTATCTACCGATCTCAGTGATATTAAAGAAAGCGCTAAGAATAATTTCCAGATCGGGGCATTTTTGCGATTTGGGAAGAAACTTTACTTACAGCCGGAAGTATATTATTCCACTAGCGGAGGGACTTTGAAACGTGCTGGTACAGATGTTAAGGGAGAAATCAAACTTAAAAACATAAGCATTCCTGTTCTGATCGGCTTTAAGCTCATCGATGCCAAAGTTATTAATCTACGCGTTATGGCAGGACCTGTAGCAAATTTCATCATCGATAAAAAGGTGGAATTTGATGATTTATATCAGGATCCATTACAAGATAGTGATTTTAAAAACATTGCCTGGGGAATGGATGTCGGTGCGGGGGTGGATGTTTTCTTCCTGACACTGGATGTCAGGTATGAATTCGGGCTGAATAACATTTACAATCCCCCGGCTGGTGCTGATTCCCAAAAAATCAAAAGCAATTTATTCATTGTCAGCCTTGGTTTTAAAATCTTCTAG
- a CDS encoding PorT family protein: MKKLLPVLLILILVSQAQAQYKPVLFGMRVGANLGWIKPDVEEYSGEGIVPGFTWGFIGEFYIMENYAILTGFNVNFNGGKMEYPSIRDIKIGGSIVNDTVQLHRKYNLKYIEIPLCLKMQTALSDKIIAFGKIGLGTSFLLSAKGTDDFIYDGSEKSESKHNIDDDIALMRESLIVGGGIELKIKGSTTLIIDITYDNAFNNMFNGDNTHLPGTEPKAIHNFVELGAGILF; the protein is encoded by the coding sequence ATGAAAAAGTTATTGCCTGTTTTATTAATTCTCATACTTGTTTCGCAGGCGCAGGCGCAATATAAGCCGGTTCTTTTCGGAATGAGGGTTGGGGCGAACCTGGGCTGGATTAAACCTGATGTGGAGGAGTATTCGGGTGAAGGCATTGTACCAGGTTTCACCTGGGGATTTATCGGGGAATTTTATATCATGGAGAACTATGCCATCCTCACAGGTTTTAATGTGAATTTTAATGGCGGTAAGATGGAATACCCATCAATCAGGGATATAAAAATCGGTGGCAGTATCGTCAATGATACTGTTCAGTTGCACAGGAAATATAACCTGAAGTATATCGAGATACCGCTCTGCCTTAAGATGCAGACTGCATTGTCGGACAAGATCATTGCATTCGGCAAAATTGGCCTGGGCACATCTTTCCTGCTCAGTGCCAAAGGAACCGACGATTTTATCTATGATGGTAGCGAAAAATCTGAATCAAAGCATAATATCGATGATGATATAGCCCTGATGCGCGAGTCGCTTATCGTCGGAGGAGGGATCGAGCTGAAAATCAAAGGATCGACAACACTGATCATCGACATCACATATGACAACGCCTTTAATAATATGTTCAATGGTGATAACACTCACTTACCCGGCACAGAACCGAAGGCGATCCATAATTTTGTAGAATTAGGTGCCGGGATTTTGTTTTAA
- a CDS encoding NAD+ synthase: MKIALAQLNYHIGNFGDNVLKIRQSIERAKNEGADLVVFAELAVCGYPPRDFLEFNDFIERCQQAAKVIARDCKGIAAVIGCPVPNPDIKGKNLLNAALFLEDGEIRHSYYKALLPNYDVFDEYRYFEPGRKFNLVEFKGKKIALTVCEDLWDIGNDPLYVVNPMDELIKGKPDFMINIAASPFHYDQPRIRAEVLVGNARKYNLPLFYVNHVGAQTELLFDGASMVIGPGAKVWDELNYFEEDFRVYDLEDVMNSPHSFTPKDVGPGKWIPLIHDALVMGIRDYFQKLGFKKAILGLSGGIDSAVTLVLAAEALGRENVWAVLLPSSFSSDHSVKDAIDLTENLSCRYDTVPISSSFETLQQTLKPWFKDLPFDIAEENLQARIRGVILMALSNKFGHILLNTSNKSEAAVGYGTLYGDMNGGISVLGDVYKTQVFELARYINRNGEVIPASTIQKPPSAELRHGQKDSDSLPEYDILDKILYQYIELRKGPKDLVEQGFDEEMVRRVLWLVNTNEYKRYQTPPILRVSPKAFGMGRRMPIVARYLAI, encoded by the coding sequence ATGAAAATTGCGCTGGCCCAGCTGAATTATCATATTGGAAATTTTGGGGATAATGTCCTCAAAATCCGTCAATCCATTGAACGGGCTAAAAATGAAGGAGCTGACCTGGTCGTTTTCGCGGAATTAGCGGTTTGTGGTTATCCACCCCGCGATTTCCTTGAGTTCAATGATTTTATAGAACGGTGTCAGCAGGCCGCAAAAGTGATTGCCAGGGATTGCAAGGGTATTGCCGCCGTGATCGGCTGCCCGGTGCCAAATCCTGACATCAAAGGGAAGAACCTGTTAAACGCCGCACTATTTCTCGAGGATGGAGAGATCCGCCATAGTTATTACAAAGCTTTGCTGCCGAACTATGATGTATTCGATGAATACCGGTATTTTGAACCCGGGAGGAAATTTAACCTGGTTGAGTTTAAAGGAAAAAAGATTGCCCTGACTGTCTGCGAAGATCTCTGGGACATCGGCAATGACCCATTATATGTGGTTAATCCCATGGATGAGCTTATCAAAGGAAAACCGGACTTCATGATTAATATTGCGGCATCTCCTTTTCATTATGATCAGCCACGGATCAGAGCAGAAGTCCTTGTGGGCAATGCCAGGAAATACAATCTTCCCTTATTTTACGTCAACCATGTCGGTGCACAAACGGAGCTTTTATTCGACGGTGCGTCAATGGTAATTGGTCCCGGGGCGAAAGTATGGGATGAACTGAACTATTTCGAAGAAGATTTCAGGGTCTATGACCTGGAAGATGTAATGAATTCACCACACTCTTTTACTCCGAAAGATGTGGGACCTGGCAAATGGATACCTCTGATCCATGATGCGCTGGTCATGGGTATCCGTGATTATTTCCAGAAGCTAGGATTTAAGAAAGCTATACTGGGTTTGTCCGGCGGCATCGATTCGGCTGTTACCCTGGTCCTGGCAGCCGAAGCCCTGGGCAGGGAGAATGTCTGGGCAGTATTACTGCCATCATCATTCTCATCCGACCATTCCGTAAAAGATGCCATTGACCTGACTGAAAATTTATCGTGCCGGTATGACACGGTCCCGATTTCTTCTTCTTTTGAAACACTTCAGCAAACCTTAAAACCCTGGTTCAAAGACCTTCCTTTCGATATTGCGGAAGAAAACCTCCAGGCCAGGATCAGGGGAGTCATCCTGATGGCTTTATCCAATAAATTCGGCCATATTCTTTTGAATACGTCGAATAAAAGCGAAGCGGCAGTGGGTTATGGCACGCTTTACGGGGATATGAACGGCGGGATTTCGGTGTTGGGAGATGTTTACAAAACGCAGGTTTTTGAATTGGCCCGTTATATAAACCGGAATGGGGAGGTGATCCCGGCCAGCACCATCCAGAAGCCTCCTTCGGCAGAGCTCAGGCATGGACAGAAGGACAGTGATTCCCTGCCGGAATATGATATCCTGGATAAGATACTTTACCAGTACATCGAATTGAGAAAAGGGCCAAAAGACTTAGTGGAACAAGGTTTTGACGAAGAAATGGTCAGGCGGGTGCTGTGGCTGGTCAATACCAATGAATATAAAAGATATCAAACCCCGCCGATCCTTCGCGTGTCTCCAAAAGCTTTCGGTATGGGCCGGCGAATGCCGATTGTAGCCAGGTATTTGGCTATTTGA
- a CDS encoding NifU family protein: MDQANHNELEIKIKNVLEQIRPYLQSDGGDIKFVELTEDNIVNVELTGACGSCPYSIITLKNGVETAIKKAIPDVKAVEAVNI, translated from the coding sequence ATGGATCAGGCAAATCATAACGAACTCGAAATCAAGATAAAAAACGTATTGGAACAGATCCGGCCTTATCTGCAGTCAGATGGCGGAGATATTAAATTTGTCGAACTGACAGAAGATAACATTGTCAATGTCGAACTGACAGGAGCATGCGGTTCATGTCCCTATAGCATAATTACCCTGAAAAATGGTGTTGAAACGGCTATCAAGAAAGCGATTCCCGACGTTAAAGCCGTAGAAGCGGTCAATATCTGA
- a CDS encoding Mrp/NBP35 family ATP-binding protein — protein MMEDKKEFILNALKDVLYFPKGSDIISLNMVKNLTVNGHQVSFTIVFHKQDEKSRPALQKLSEAAIHNQVDEKAEVTIDFITEFPSLSGVKHIIAIASGKGGVGKSTIAANLAIALHKNGNKVGLLDADIYGPSIPIMFDVADEKPTLDPDAENGKIMPVEKYGIKIQSIGFFVEPEQALIWRGPMATQALNQLFNDTHWGELDYLVVDLPPGTGDIHLTLVQQYPVDGIAIVSTPQQVALADAKKAFSMFNQDKIKVRILGLIENMSYFTPAELPDNKYYLFGRQGGRRLADDTRVNLLAEIPLVQSICESGDLGAPVALDEKSPVYKAFINLATNIQALIERKN, from the coding sequence ATGATGGAAGATAAAAAAGAATTTATTCTCAATGCCTTAAAAGATGTACTCTATTTTCCTAAAGGAAGTGATATCATCTCCCTGAATATGGTAAAGAACCTTACGGTTAATGGCCACCAGGTGAGTTTCACGATAGTTTTTCACAAACAGGACGAAAAGAGTAGGCCGGCTTTGCAAAAGCTATCAGAAGCGGCTATTCATAACCAGGTTGACGAAAAGGCAGAGGTTACTATTGATTTTATCACCGAATTCCCGTCACTTTCCGGTGTAAAGCACATCATTGCGATAGCCTCCGGCAAAGGCGGGGTCGGGAAATCCACGATCGCTGCCAACCTGGCCATTGCCTTGCATAAAAACGGGAACAAAGTGGGGTTACTTGATGCCGATATTTACGGACCTTCGATCCCTATCATGTTCGATGTAGCCGATGAAAAACCGACCCTGGACCCGGATGCTGAAAACGGAAAGATAATGCCGGTTGAAAAATACGGTATCAAGATCCAATCGATCGGTTTCTTTGTCGAACCGGAACAGGCCCTGATCTGGCGGGGCCCGATGGCTACCCAGGCATTGAACCAGTTATTTAATGACACACATTGGGGTGAGTTGGATTACCTGGTCGTTGACCTGCCGCCTGGAACCGGCGACATCCACCTGACCCTGGTACAGCAATATCCTGTTGATGGTATCGCTATAGTTTCGACCCCTCAACAGGTAGCCCTGGCCGATGCGAAAAAAGCTTTCAGCATGTTCAACCAGGATAAAATAAAAGTAAGGATACTGGGACTGATCGAAAACATGTCGTACTTCACCCCTGCCGAACTGCCGGATAACAAATATTATCTTTTCGGCAGGCAAGGGGGCAGAAGGCTGGCTGATGACACTCGGGTGAACCTGCTGGCCGAAATACCGCTGGTCCAGAGCATTTGTGAATCAGGTGATTTAGGCGCACCTGTTGCTCTGGATGAAAAATCTCCCGTCTATAAAGCATTTATAAACCTGGCTACAAATATCCAGGCTCTCATAGAACGTAAAAATTAA